A portion of the Bosea sp. NBC_00550 genome contains these proteins:
- a CDS encoding TetR/AcrR family transcriptional regulator, whose translation MRVTRQQAEENRQTVIDVASRLFREHGFDGIGLKDLMAGAGLTQGAFYKQFESKNDLAAQASRRALESASERWSDAARSRPDHPLAAVVDFYLSMGHCAEKMDGCPVVALGSDAARQGPAVKAAFEAGIEEYLQMLGPWVGTADGDAPDNKAMAILSTMVGAVLLSRAVNDERMSERFLEAAAESVLAQSSVGDAPPSRRQ comes from the coding sequence ATGCGTGTCACGCGGCAGCAGGCCGAGGAAAATCGGCAAACGGTCATCGACGTGGCCAGCCGCCTGTTCCGGGAGCACGGGTTCGACGGCATCGGGCTGAAGGATCTGATGGCCGGCGCCGGTCTGACGCAGGGCGCCTTCTACAAGCAGTTCGAATCCAAGAATGATCTGGCAGCGCAGGCGTCCAGGCGCGCGCTGGAGAGCGCCTCGGAACGTTGGTCGGATGCGGCCCGGTCCAGGCCTGATCATCCGTTGGCGGCAGTTGTCGATTTCTATCTCAGCATGGGCCACTGCGCCGAGAAGATGGATGGTTGTCCGGTCGTCGCGTTGGGTTCCGATGCGGCCCGGCAGGGTCCAGCCGTGAAGGCGGCTTTTGAGGCCGGGATCGAAGAATATCTGCAGATGCTGGGTCCATGGGTCGGGACGGCCGACGGTGATGCGCCAGACAACAAAGCCATGGCTATTCTCTCGACAATGGTGGGAGCGGTGCTCCTGTCCCGCGCCGTCAATGATGAGCGGATGTCAGAGCGTTTTCTGGAAGCGGCCGCCGAAAGCGTGCTGGCACAGTCGTCTGTGGGCGATGCACCTCCGAGCCGGCGCCAATGA
- a CDS encoding multidrug effflux MFS transporter produces the protein MSSAEDRSTGAPDTGPVLDSPTTTPSGKRLNGGILFLLAGLAALGALATNIILPAFPQIGSELAISSPELGLLLSSFFIAFAIGQLFVGPLADRFGRKPLVLGGLIVFAAGSTISALAGDLSMLLLGRIVQALGACAASVLARAIARDLFDGVALGRALALTMIAGAVAPGFSPLFGGVLSGAFGWRVLFVVVAVFGLALAWHYVASVGETHAVERRTPLAFSSVASTYRDLAADQRFLLPALAVSFVIGGLYSFFAAAPGVLMNTLGLSAIQLGLSFAATVLVVFAAGFLAPRLARRHGDRGVGLLGLIVALAGGFAMFGFAAWPSFTTFTSAIVLYLFGMGLINPLGTAIALHPFGRQAGSASSLLGFLQMSCAAIGAFVASSLPFSPPASLAAVLTMAVVLAIAAFLPVFLRRSRTAPSGRAGTYWRLI, from the coding sequence ATGTCGTCCGCCGAGGATCGCAGCACAGGTGCTCCGGATACCGGGCCCGTGCTGGATAGCCCAACGACCACGCCCTCGGGGAAGCGGCTAAACGGCGGGATCCTGTTCCTGCTTGCTGGACTCGCAGCGCTTGGCGCGCTCGCCACCAACATCATCCTGCCGGCCTTTCCGCAGATTGGCTCGGAGTTGGCGATTTCCTCGCCAGAACTCGGCCTCCTGCTCAGCAGCTTCTTCATCGCCTTCGCGATCGGGCAGTTGTTCGTGGGGCCGCTCGCGGACCGGTTTGGCCGCAAGCCCCTGGTGCTTGGCGGTCTGATCGTCTTCGCCGCGGGTAGCACCATCAGCGCCCTCGCAGGCGATCTGTCCATGCTGTTGCTGGGCCGGATCGTTCAGGCGCTCGGAGCCTGCGCGGCATCGGTCCTTGCGCGTGCCATAGCCCGTGACCTCTTCGATGGCGTAGCCTTGGGACGGGCTTTGGCACTGACCATGATCGCGGGAGCGGTGGCGCCGGGGTTCTCGCCGCTGTTCGGAGGCGTTCTATCCGGCGCCTTCGGCTGGCGGGTGTTGTTTGTCGTGGTTGCCGTCTTCGGTCTCGCGCTCGCCTGGCATTATGTCGCCAGCGTCGGCGAGACCCACGCTGTCGAGCGTCGGACGCCGCTGGCGTTTTCGTCGGTGGCATCGACTTACCGGGACCTCGCGGCCGATCAGCGGTTTCTGCTGCCCGCCCTGGCGGTGAGCTTCGTCATCGGCGGGCTGTACAGCTTCTTCGCGGCTGCGCCGGGCGTGCTGATGAACACACTGGGTCTCAGCGCTATTCAGCTCGGCCTGTCTTTTGCGGCGACGGTTCTGGTCGTGTTTGCCGCCGGCTTCCTGGCGCCGCGCCTGGCACGCCGTCACGGTGACCGCGGGGTCGGCCTGCTGGGCCTCATCGTCGCACTCGCTGGCGGTTTCGCCATGTTCGGGTTCGCCGCATGGCCGAGCTTCACAACCTTCACGTCGGCCATTGTCCTCTATCTTTTCGGCATGGGGCTGATCAATCCGCTCGGCACGGCCATCGCGCTCCATCCCTTCGGTCGGCAGGCAGGGTCGGCGTCCTCGCTGCTCGGATTCCTGCAGATGAGCTGCGCCGCGATCGGCGCGTTCGTCGCCAGCTCGCTGCCGTTTTCACCGCCTGCGTCCCTTGCCGCCGTCCTGACCATGGCAGTCGTTCTGGCAATCGCCGCATTCCTCCCCGTTTTCCTGCGGCGGAGCCGGACGGCGCCCAGCGGGCGAGCCGGAACCTACTGGAGGCTGATATGA
- the fabF gene encoding beta-ketoacyl-ACP synthase II, producing MRRIVATGLGAVTPLAAGVAPSWARLLEGRSGIRRLPDEMVGDLSAKVGGVVPSRQEEPEAGFDPDAVLPPKDQRKVDRFIIFALAAADEALAQANWKPDEESGRLRTATIIASGIGGFPAITEAVRTVDTRGVRRMSPFTIPSFLVNLAAGHISIRHEFKGPLGAPVTACAAGIQAIGDAARLIRAGEADVAVCGGTEACMNIVSLGGFAAARSLSTGFNDRPAEASRPFDTARDGFVMGEGAGMLVIEELEHALARGATPLAELVGYGTTSDAHHITSGPEDGNGARRAMEIAIAQAGITPREIGHLNAHATSTPVGDLGELAAVKALFGSDGEIAVSATKSATGHLLGATGGLGAIFAILALQHQLAPPTLNLDTPDPGGDGIDFVRHAARPVATDYAIANGFGFGGVNASVLFRRWTGQAAAC from the coding sequence ATGAGACGGATTGTTGCCACAGGGCTGGGTGCGGTGACCCCGCTGGCGGCCGGTGTCGCGCCAAGCTGGGCGCGCCTGCTGGAGGGTCGGTCGGGAATCCGCAGGCTCCCTGACGAGATGGTCGGCGATCTCTCGGCCAAGGTTGGAGGCGTCGTGCCTTCAAGGCAGGAGGAACCCGAGGCAGGCTTCGATCCCGACGCCGTGCTGCCGCCGAAAGACCAGCGGAAGGTCGACCGGTTCATCATCTTTGCGCTGGCGGCGGCAGACGAGGCACTTGCGCAGGCCAACTGGAAGCCCGACGAGGAATCCGGGCGCTTGCGCACGGCAACGATCATAGCGTCGGGCATCGGCGGATTCCCGGCGATAACTGAAGCGGTGCGCACCGTCGATACCCGGGGCGTGCGCCGGATGTCGCCGTTCACGATCCCATCCTTCCTGGTGAACCTCGCGGCGGGGCACATCTCCATCCGCCACGAATTCAAGGGTCCTCTCGGTGCGCCCGTAACGGCTTGCGCGGCCGGGATCCAGGCGATCGGGGATGCGGCTCGTCTGATCCGCGCAGGAGAAGCCGACGTCGCCGTGTGCGGCGGCACGGAAGCCTGCATGAACATTGTCAGCCTCGGCGGCTTTGCCGCTGCACGCTCTTTGTCGACCGGCTTCAACGACAGGCCTGCCGAGGCCTCGCGCCCGTTCGACACAGCCCGCGACGGCTTCGTCATGGGCGAGGGAGCCGGCATGCTGGTGATCGAGGAACTGGAACATGCTCTGGCGCGCGGCGCCACGCCGCTCGCCGAGCTCGTGGGCTACGGTACGACCTCTGACGCGCACCACATCACATCCGGTCCCGAGGACGGCAATGGGGCCCGCCGGGCCATGGAGATCGCAATCGCCCAGGCGGGGATTACTCCGCGCGAGATCGGCCATCTTAACGCCCACGCCACCTCGACCCCGGTCGGCGATCTCGGTGAGCTCGCCGCGGTCAAGGCATTGTTCGGCTCAGACGGCGAAATCGCCGTCAGCGCGACAAAGTCGGCCACTGGACACCTGCTTGGCGCCACCGGCGGCCTCGGCGCGATCTTCGCCATCCTGGCGCTCCAGCATCAGCTGGCTCCGCCGACGCTCAATCTCGATACGCCCGATCCTGGCGGCGACGGCATCGACTTCGTCAGACACGCGGCCCGGCCGGTGGCGACGGACTACGCGATTGCCAACGGTTTCGGCTTCGGCGGCGTCAACGCCAGCGTGCTGTTCCGGCGCTGGACGGGTCAGGCGGCCGCGTGCTGA
- a CDS encoding amino acid synthesis family protein: MKDLIRKFAVSSEEVLIEGGRAVSKPYRTSVVAAVIRNPWAGRGFVEDLQPEIMSIAPELGAKMVPRLLEAIGGAEAVEAYGKAAVVGVSGEVEHASALIHTLRFGNALREAVKGVSYLNFTNKRAGPGTSIDVPLTHINTLGKRSHFLTASIVIPDAPGADELVIAIGAATSGRPHARIGDRYEDMKAMGVDQTNTKVPA; encoded by the coding sequence ATGAAAGATCTCATTCGAAAGTTTGCCGTGTCCAGCGAGGAGGTTCTGATCGAGGGCGGCCGGGCGGTCTCGAAACCGTACCGCACCAGCGTGGTGGCCGCCGTGATCCGAAACCCATGGGCCGGCCGCGGCTTCGTGGAAGATCTGCAGCCGGAGATCATGTCGATCGCGCCGGAACTGGGTGCGAAGATGGTGCCGCGCCTGCTCGAGGCGATCGGCGGCGCCGAGGCAGTCGAGGCCTACGGCAAGGCTGCGGTTGTCGGCGTTTCGGGTGAGGTCGAGCATGCCTCGGCGTTGATCCATACGCTGCGCTTCGGAAACGCGCTCCGCGAAGCCGTAAAGGGCGTTTCCTACCTCAACTTCACCAACAAGCGCGCAGGGCCCGGCACGTCCATCGATGTGCCGCTCACCCACATCAACACGCTGGGGAAGCGCTCGCATTTCCTCACGGCTTCGATCGTCATCCCCGATGCGCCGGGCGCGGACGAGCTTGTCATCGCGATCGGCGCGGCGACCAGCGGCAGGCCGCATGCCAGGATTGGCGACCGCTACGAGGACATGAAGGCCATGGGCGTCGATCAAACGAACACCAAAGTGCCCGCCTAG
- a CDS encoding alpha/beta fold hydrolase — protein sequence MSQSEGIFESRGGMSIRYRREGAGDPVVLVHGVGANLESWDAIAERLASHYTVLRADLRGHGKSGRMTDCEMSDFVSDVFALADHQGLTNFALVGFSLGGLIAQCCALEAPDRLTKLVLISTVAQRTPEERTRVIERTKLLASDGVRAVTGAAAERWFTPEFKARNPERVAQRLEELAANDPKSYLAAYRVFGLADEGLPLSDIRTPTFIMTGEDDPGSNPRMSRLLHEEIKGSKVEILPGLRHSVLLETPDLVADRIERFLAQ from the coding sequence GTGTCTCAGTCTGAGGGAATCTTCGAAAGTCGCGGCGGTATGTCGATCCGGTATCGCCGTGAGGGCGCAGGCGATCCCGTAGTCCTCGTGCATGGCGTCGGCGCTAATCTCGAAAGCTGGGATGCCATCGCCGAGCGGCTCGCTTCGCACTACACCGTCCTGCGCGCCGACCTGCGAGGACACGGGAAGTCCGGCCGCATGACCGACTGCGAGATGTCCGACTTCGTGTCTGACGTCTTTGCGCTGGCAGATCATCAGGGCCTGACCAATTTCGCGCTTGTAGGTTTTTCCTTAGGCGGGCTAATCGCCCAGTGCTGCGCGCTCGAGGCGCCCGACCGACTGACTAAACTCGTTCTGATCAGCACGGTGGCTCAGCGCACGCCCGAGGAACGGACGCGCGTCATCGAGCGCACAAAACTGCTCGCTAGTGACGGCGTCCGTGCCGTCACGGGAGCCGCGGCCGAACGCTGGTTTACGCCCGAGTTCAAGGCGAGGAACCCCGAGCGGGTAGCGCAGCGCTTGGAAGAACTCGCCGCCAACGATCCGAAATCCTATCTGGCCGCCTATCGCGTCTTCGGCCTTGCGGATGAAGGGCTTCCGCTGAGCGACATCCGGACGCCGACCTTCATCATGACGGGCGAGGACGATCCGGGCTCGAACCCGCGCATGTCACGCCTCCTGCACGAAGAGATCAAGGGCTCGAAGGTCGAGATCCTGCCGGGTCTTCGGCACAGCGTCCTGCTCGAGACGCCCGACCTTGTTGCCGATCGCATCGAGAGATTTCTAGCTCAGTAG
- a CDS encoding aldo/keto reductase produces the protein MEFTRFGRTNVMVSRIGLGAMSFGDKSWRPWVLEQEEATPVIRKALESGINLIDTCDFYSAGASETILGNVLWEQVRRDEIVLATKAGNPMSKHVNGRGFSRKHLFEALDASLRRLKTDHVDLFQTHIWDPTIDLEELVDAFDAIVRSGKALYVGTAQVPAWSFVRGVCLAESRHKAVFRSLQCEYNPAHREAERELIPFCRDQGLAVIPFGPLARGFLAVDKRLEADWTDRDKTDDYTRKHYFRSGDFAVFDALATVAQRHGTTPGVVSLAWTMRQPGVTAPLMGVETVAQVEAALGALDLQLTDEDRRLIDAAYVPRPIKAGGH, from the coding sequence ATGGAATTTACGCGTTTCGGGCGAACCAACGTGATGGTTTCTCGCATCGGCCTTGGCGCCATGAGCTTTGGCGACAAAAGCTGGCGCCCCTGGGTTCTCGAGCAGGAAGAGGCCACGCCCGTCATCCGCAAGGCACTCGAAAGCGGCATCAACCTGATCGACACCTGCGACTTCTATTCGGCGGGCGCGAGCGAGACGATCCTTGGCAACGTCCTGTGGGAGCAGGTCAGGCGCGACGAGATCGTGCTGGCAACGAAGGCCGGCAATCCGATGTCGAAGCATGTGAACGGGCGCGGATTCTCCCGCAAGCACCTCTTCGAGGCCCTCGACGCCTCCCTGCGCAGGCTGAAGACCGACCACGTCGACCTGTTCCAGACGCACATCTGGGATCCCACGATCGATCTTGAGGAACTCGTCGACGCATTCGACGCCATCGTCCGCTCCGGCAAGGCGCTCTATGTCGGCACCGCGCAGGTTCCGGCTTGGTCCTTCGTACGCGGCGTCTGTCTAGCCGAAAGCCGTCACAAGGCGGTCTTCCGGTCACTGCAGTGCGAGTACAATCCGGCTCACCGTGAAGCCGAACGCGAGCTGATTCCTTTCTGTCGTGACCAGGGCCTCGCCGTCATTCCCTTCGGCCCTCTGGCGCGGGGTTTCCTCGCCGTCGACAAGAGGCTGGAGGCGGACTGGACCGACCGCGACAAGACTGACGACTACACCCGCAAGCATTACTTCCGCTCCGGGGACTTTGCGGTCTTCGATGCGCTGGCCACGGTAGCGCAACGGCATGGCACGACGCCGGGAGTGGTATCCCTCGCGTGGACGATGCGTCAGCCCGGGGTGACGGCTCCGCTCATGGGGGTCGAGACGGTGGCCCAGGTCGAGGCGGCCTTGGGCGCGCTGGACCTCCAGCTGACAGACGAGGACCGCAGACTCATCGACGCCGCATATGTGCCGCGTCCCATCAAAGCGGGCGGGCATTGA
- a CDS encoding aldehyde dehydrogenase has product MDGFQLFIDGGFTDARDDRRFESVNPATGDAWASIPDAQEQDVDRAVQAAHRAFREGPWPRMSAGQRADLLRALADRLAAAGAEIGRIETTDTGKLLKETIWQAENTAKIYRYFASLAEIEEGAIAPSPGNKLLNLIIHEPVGVVAAIIPWNSQLQLSAYKIGPALATGNTIVVKASEDASAPLLAFAKIAAEVGFPPGVFNVVSGQAANCAVPLTRHPFVRRIAFTGGVETARKIIPNSAANLAKLSLELGGKSPVIVFDDSDLDSVVNGQIAGIFGASGQSCAAGSRLICQDGVYEEVVSRLTARIKTITIGDPLQASTDMGPLATEKQRSRIERILDESLRSGARLLAGGARPAGFDRGFYFEPTVVQCPDQSSSVVRQELFGPVLSVLRFKTEEQAIAIADDSEFAFAGGVFTRDLTKALRVARSIQAGRIWVNTYRATAGNVPFGGFRNSGYGREGGSDALRDYTEAKAIMINATGEPVADPFVMH; this is encoded by the coding sequence ATGGACGGGTTTCAGCTGTTTATCGACGGCGGTTTTACCGACGCGCGCGACGATAGGCGTTTCGAGTCGGTCAACCCGGCGACCGGGGATGCCTGGGCTTCGATCCCCGACGCCCAAGAGCAGGATGTCGATCGCGCAGTACAGGCCGCACACAGGGCATTTCGCGAAGGTCCCTGGCCGCGCATGAGCGCCGGCCAGCGTGCGGATCTTCTGAGGGCCTTGGCGGACCGCCTTGCCGCGGCCGGTGCCGAGATCGGCCGGATCGAGACGACGGACACGGGAAAGCTTCTGAAGGAAACGATCTGGCAGGCCGAGAACACGGCCAAGATCTATCGCTACTTCGCCAGCCTAGCTGAAATCGAGGAGGGGGCCATCGCGCCCTCCCCCGGCAACAAGCTGCTCAACCTGATCATCCACGAACCCGTCGGCGTCGTCGCCGCGATCATCCCATGGAACTCGCAGCTCCAATTGTCCGCCTACAAGATCGGGCCCGCTCTCGCGACGGGCAACACCATCGTAGTCAAGGCTTCGGAGGATGCATCGGCCCCCCTGCTCGCATTCGCCAAGATCGCAGCCGAGGTCGGCTTCCCGCCCGGCGTCTTCAATGTTGTCAGCGGTCAGGCCGCCAACTGCGCCGTGCCGCTCACCCGTCATCCGTTCGTCCGGCGCATCGCGTTTACGGGAGGTGTCGAAACGGCGCGCAAGATTATCCCCAACAGCGCCGCCAACTTGGCGAAGCTGTCGCTCGAACTCGGCGGCAAATCGCCGGTCATCGTTTTCGATGACTCGGATCTGGATAGCGTCGTGAACGGCCAGATCGCCGGCATTTTTGGCGCGAGCGGCCAAAGCTGCGCGGCCGGCTCGCGCCTGATCTGCCAGGACGGTGTCTACGAGGAGGTCGTGTCGCGGCTGACGGCGCGGATCAAGACGATTACGATAGGCGATCCGCTCCAAGCCTCGACGGACATGGGACCCTTGGCCACGGAAAAACAGCGCTCCCGGATCGAGCGCATTCTCGATGAATCGCTCAGATCAGGCGCGAGGCTGCTGGCCGGCGGGGCGCGCCCGGCCGGGTTCGATCGCGGCTTCTACTTCGAGCCGACGGTCGTCCAGTGCCCGGATCAGTCGTCCTCCGTGGTGCGGCAGGAACTCTTTGGTCCCGTCCTCAGCGTGCTGCGCTTCAAGACCGAGGAGCAAGCCATCGCGATCGCCGACGACAGCGAGTTCGCCTTCGCCGGCGGCGTATTCACGCGCGACCTGACCAAGGCGCTGCGCGTGGCCCGTAGCATCCAAGCCGGTCGCATCTGGGTGAACACCTATCGGGCCACGGCCGGCAACGTGCCGTTCGGCGGCTTCCGCAACAGCGGCTACGGGCGGGAGGGCGGGAGCGACGCGCTGCGCGACTATACTGAAGCCAAGGCCATCATGATCAATGCCACCGGAGAGCCGGTGGCGGACCCCTTCGTGATGCACTGA
- a CDS encoding ABC transporter permease, translated as MPSMGFSLSLRGYVGTAIILVIACLVVSAPLLAPFDPVATSVMFLSPPDSTYWLGTDDIGRDTLSRLLYGGQSSLLVGIGAAITALVIGVPVGLLAGFEGGRIDAAIRQFIDLFIALPSLILALLITAVLGPTLLNLILVLGFVSWPRVARLVRGQALALREAVFVEASTAVGAGTWWIIYTHIWPNVLRLVAAQFALTVAYSIFTSASLSFLGLGLPPPAADWGAMVRTGFDYLALNPLMSLAPSMAVAATVFGFYLVGTSIE; from the coding sequence ATGCCGAGCATGGGATTTTCTCTGAGTTTGAGGGGCTATGTCGGGACGGCGATCATCCTTGTGATCGCCTGCCTGGTGGTGTCCGCCCCACTGCTCGCTCCCTTTGATCCGGTCGCGACGAGCGTGATGTTCCTGTCGCCGCCCGACTCGACCTACTGGTTGGGGACCGACGACATCGGCCGCGACACCCTGTCCCGCCTGCTCTATGGCGGGCAATCCTCGCTCCTGGTCGGTATCGGCGCAGCCATCACGGCGCTCGTCATAGGCGTACCCGTCGGTCTCCTTGCAGGTTTCGAGGGCGGCAGGATCGATGCGGCGATACGGCAGTTCATCGACCTGTTCATCGCGCTGCCGAGCCTGATCCTGGCTCTTTTGATCACGGCTGTTCTTGGGCCGACGCTGCTCAACCTGATCCTCGTGCTGGGGTTCGTCAGCTGGCCTCGCGTGGCGCGGCTCGTCCGGGGGCAGGCGTTGGCGCTCCGCGAGGCCGTCTTCGTAGAGGCGTCCACGGCGGTGGGTGCCGGCACTTGGTGGATCATCTACACGCACATCTGGCCCAATGTGCTTCGTTTGGTCGCCGCCCAGTTCGCGCTAACCGTCGCTTATTCGATCTTCACCTCCGCCAGCCTTAGTTTTCTCGGTCTGGGGTTACCGCCGCCGGCTGCCGACTGGGGCGCGATGGTTCGCACCGGCTTCGACTATCTGGCGCTGAACCCGCTGATGAGCCTCGCGCCGAGCATGGCGGTTGCGGCGACGGTGTTCGGTTTCTACCTGGTCGGGACGAGCATCGAATGA
- a CDS encoding ABC transporter ATP-binding protein, whose product MRPSTDGQSLVEIDNLNIAFQAGKRSIVAGRGISFAIKPGEVVALVGESGSGKSTAGLAMLGLLDRTNTSVSGKIDIRRKNGAVLDVVSAKERDIRSLRGNDVAMVFQEPMSSLNPVYRIGDQITEAIRLHRRLSKQEAWVEARRLLDILGVPSPAACLTYYPHQLSGGMRQRVMIAMALSCNPSLLIADEPTTALDVTIQAQIVELLKSLQRQNGMAILFITHDLGLVAEIASRILVMYAGQIVEEGPVAEVFANPRMPYTRALLRSRPQFRGEGQKIKAIGGAVPNLAALPTGCSFHPRCEYALGGLCDSAEPQLLAGGAENRKVRCLRSNDPELVIG is encoded by the coding sequence ATGAGGCCCTCCACAGATGGTCAAAGTCTGGTCGAGATCGACAACCTGAACATCGCCTTCCAGGCGGGAAAGCGGTCGATCGTCGCCGGCCGCGGTATCTCGTTCGCGATCAAGCCAGGCGAAGTCGTCGCCCTCGTCGGGGAGTCGGGTTCTGGGAAGTCCACGGCTGGATTGGCGATGCTGGGACTGCTCGACCGCACCAATACCTCCGTCAGCGGCAAGATCGACATCAGGCGCAAGAACGGCGCCGTGTTGGATGTGGTCTCCGCCAAGGAACGCGACATTCGCTCGCTGCGCGGCAACGATGTCGCAATGGTCTTTCAGGAGCCGATGTCGTCGCTGAATCCCGTCTACCGGATCGGCGACCAGATCACCGAGGCGATCAGGTTGCATCGCCGGCTCTCCAAGCAGGAGGCCTGGGTCGAGGCCCGTCGCCTACTCGATATCCTCGGCGTTCCCAGCCCGGCCGCCTGCCTGACCTACTACCCACATCAGCTCTCGGGCGGCATGCGCCAGCGCGTGATGATCGCCATGGCCCTGAGCTGCAACCCGTCGCTGCTGATCGCGGACGAGCCGACGACGGCGCTCGACGTCACCATCCAGGCGCAGATCGTCGAACTGCTGAAATCGCTTCAGCGCCAGAACGGCATGGCGATCCTCTTCATCACCCACGACCTTGGACTGGTCGCGGAGATCGCGTCCCGCATACTCGTCATGTATGCCGGCCAGATCGTCGAGGAAGGGCCGGTGGCAGAGGTCTTCGCCAATCCGAGGATGCCCTATACGCGGGCGCTTCTCAGGTCGCGGCCCCAGTTCCGCGGCGAGGGTCAGAAGATCAAGGCGATCGGCGGCGCCGTTCCAAATCTCGCCGCGCTGCCGACGGGCTGCAGCTTTCATCCGCGATGCGAATATGCGCTCGGCGGCCTGTGCGACAGCGCGGAGCCGCAACTGCTCGCTGGCGGCGCGGAGAACCGAAAGGTCCGTTGCCTCCGAAGCAACGACCCCGAACTGGTCATCGGCTGA